One Phycisphaerae bacterium genomic window carries:
- a CDS encoding IS5 family transposase (programmed frameshift), which produces MHARRSVQRWLISDELWSFVEPLLPEHKNTHPFGGGRPRRSDRDAMSAILFVARTGCQWNALNATGICSSSTAHRRFQEWRAAGVFETLWRSGLEVYHELQGLDWSWLSMDGAMTKAPLGGGKTGPNPTDRAKSGTKRSVLVEAAGLPVGLAVAAANVNDFKLARETLESIPVKKPRPRPKRRQNLCLDKGYDYEEVRGLAREYRLTPHIRCRGEEAVLIRRGGRFRARRWVVERTHSWANRFRRVLVRWEKKAENYVAMVHLCFACIAFHRSGLLLG; this is translated from the exons ATGCACGCGAGGAGGTCGGTTCAGCGGTGGTTGATATCGGATGAGCTGTGGTCGTTTGTGGAGCCGTTGTTGCCGGAGCATAAGAACACGCATCCCTTTGGCGGGGGGCGGCCTCGGCGGAGCGACCGGGATGCGATGAGTGCCATTCTTTTCGTGGCGCGAACCGGCTGCCAGTGGAATGCCCTGAATGCCACTGGCATCTGTTCGAGTTCGACGGCACACCGGCGTTTCCAGGAGTGGCGGGCGGCGGGGGTGTTTGAGACGTTGTGGCGAAGCGGTCTTGAGGTGTACCACGAGCTACAGGGTCTGGACTGGTCGTGGCTGAGCATGGACGGTGCGATGACCAAGGCCCCCTTGGGT GGGGGAAAAACCGGGCCCAACCCTACGGACCGAGCCAAGTCCGGCACCAAGCGAAGCGTCTTGGTCGAGGCGGCGGGTTTGCCGGTAGGCCTGGCTGTCGCAGCCGCGAATGTGAACGACTTCAAGCTGGCTCGTGAAACCCTTGAGAGCATTCCTGTGAAGAAGCCGCGCCCGAGGCCGAAGAGACGGCAAAACTTGTGTCTCGATAAAGGATATGACTATGAGGAGGTTCGCGGTCTGGCCCGTGAGTACCGGCTCACTCCCCACATTCGGTGTCGTGGCGAGGAAGCGGTTCTGATCCGACGGGGCGGCCGTTTCAGAGCCCGGCGGTGGGTCGTCGAGCGAACGCATAGTTGGGCGAACCGATTTCGGCGCGTCTTGGTGCGCTGGGAGAAAAAAGCCGAGAACTACGTTGCCATGGTCCATCTGTGTTTCGCCTGCATCGCCTTTCACAGATCCGGACTGTTATTGGGATAG
- a CDS encoding alkaline phosphatase translates to MRKMNPVLLSLFFATFCSAQPKKVILMIGDGMGFEQVKAAGMYQYGAPGTLSFESLPHQAQVTTYSASSSITDSAAAGTAIATGTKVNNGVISMALPGNGLPLQTMLEHFESLGYSTGLITTSYLTDATPAAFGAHETSRNNTSNIALDYLTQTTPDILFGGGGNGLTPTLAQGYGYVAVTDCASLLALNTSVGPVSAQFGSGPMPYEYQGDYSGVCHLSQMTQWALQKLDTDPDGMFLMVEGGNIDHAGHSNNLNQNVYETVEFSRTVQIVMDWAAGRTDTMILVTADHETGGLSVISHSGVAGDWPVVSWSTTGHTGANVPAYAWGVNAELVTGILDNTDFFAIVTSSPNVAPVADDGFASTSEDSPAVIHLSASDADGDPLTYTVETPPAHGSLAGAGPDLTYTPQANYNGDDSFTFRANDGQADSGVATVSIAVEPVNDGPAANAGPDQSIDEGLTVTLDGSGSTDPEHDALSYAWSQTSGPAVELMGSNTATPSFTAPQVEAATTLVFQLIVSDGLLLSAPDEVVVTASPIVYDAYADQNPVVAIGTLVGGFSGTFVADGQVQTLTEGQSGKGKASLLAEYRLHTQANPAAVNLLALHLVATWTAIEPTDPLIVEIWNGTAWQDITAEITGGTFTPATPGSYVGTDGNIRVQFRDAAGLKADQKDTLTIDLLYAEVDVGPVPDLPPSAPTDLQATAGNAEVILDWTDNLETDLAGYNVYRSAAPGGPYERLNGSHLAESTYLDQAVANGITYHYVVTASDQAGQESSLSMEVAATPSQQQPTVHVEAISMGIAKVGRNWQATATIRIADQTGTARTGAAVSGDWYFKGALIQQGASGITDINGDARVTSPGKVAKSGDVFTFRVTQVDLAGHVYAASENKTSEGSVGVP, encoded by the coding sequence ATGCGAAAGATGAACCCCGTTCTGTTGTCCCTGTTCTTCGCGACCTTCTGCTCAGCCCAGCCCAAAAAAGTCATCCTCATGATCGGGGATGGCATGGGTTTCGAGCAGGTGAAGGCCGCCGGAATGTATCAGTATGGTGCCCCCGGCACGCTGTCGTTCGAGTCCCTGCCCCATCAGGCCCAGGTCACGACGTATTCCGCGAGCAGCTCGATTACCGATTCTGCTGCCGCAGGGACGGCGATAGCCACGGGGACTAAGGTGAACAACGGCGTCATCAGCATGGCCCTGCCCGGCAACGGCCTTCCACTCCAGACCATGCTGGAGCATTTCGAATCACTCGGCTACTCGACCGGGCTGATCACCACGTCCTATCTGACCGACGCGACCCCCGCCGCGTTTGGAGCCCACGAAACCTCCCGCAACAACACATCGAATATCGCATTGGACTACTTGACACAGACCACGCCGGATATCCTGTTCGGCGGTGGTGGTAACGGCCTGACACCCACCCTGGCCCAAGGCTACGGGTACGTGGCGGTCACGGACTGCGCAAGTCTCCTGGCCCTGAACACCTCCGTCGGACCGGTCTCGGCCCAGTTTGGATCAGGTCCGATGCCCTACGAGTATCAGGGTGACTACTCCGGAGTTTGCCACCTCTCCCAAATGACCCAGTGGGCGCTGCAGAAGCTGGACACAGACCCCGACGGCATGTTTCTGATGGTCGAAGGAGGCAACATCGACCACGCGGGACATTCGAACAACCTTAACCAGAACGTCTATGAGACCGTCGAGTTCTCGCGGACGGTGCAGATCGTTATGGATTGGGCGGCCGGCAGGACGGATACGATGATTCTGGTGACCGCCGATCATGAAACGGGTGGCCTGTCGGTAATCAGTCACAGCGGGGTTGCGGGTGATTGGCCAGTGGTTTCGTGGAGCACCACGGGGCATACGGGTGCGAACGTTCCGGCCTACGCCTGGGGCGTCAACGCTGAACTCGTCACCGGCATTCTCGACAACACCGATTTCTTCGCCATCGTAACCAGCTCGCCCAACGTCGCTCCCGTTGCCGATGACGGCTTTGCCAGTACGAGCGAGGATTCGCCCGCGGTGATCCATCTGTCGGCCTCAGATGCCGATGGTGACCCACTGACATATACGGTGGAGACGCCGCCGGCGCACGGCTCCCTGGCCGGGGCCGGCCCTGATCTCACCTACACGCCCCAGGCCAACTACAACGGGGATGACAGCTTCACCTTCAGAGCCAATGATGGCCAGGCGGACAGCGGAGTCGCCACGGTCTCCATCGCAGTAGAACCCGTCAATGACGGTCCTGCTGCGAATGCCGGGCCTGACCAGTCGATTGACGAAGGGCTGACCGTGACACTGGATGGCTCGGGTAGCACCGATCCGGAACATGACGCGTTGAGCTACGCCTGGTCTCAAACGAGTGGGCCGGCCGTTGAGCTGATGGGCTCCAACACCGCCACACCGAGCTTCACGGCACCACAGGTTGAGGCTGCGACCACGCTGGTTTTCCAGCTCATCGTATCGGATGGTCTGCTTTTGTCCGCACCCGATGAAGTGGTTGTCACGGCGAGTCCTATCGTCTACGACGCTTACGCAGATCAGAATCCAGTGGTGGCCATCGGCACGCTGGTTGGTGGCTTCTCCGGGACTTTCGTTGCCGACGGCCAGGTCCAGACCCTCACCGAAGGGCAGAGCGGAAAGGGCAAGGCCAGCCTCCTGGCAGAGTACCGCCTGCATACGCAAGCCAACCCGGCTGCTGTGAACCTGTTGGCTCTTCACCTGGTGGCAACATGGACCGCAATCGAACCTACTGACCCGCTGATCGTGGAGATCTGGAACGGGACGGCTTGGCAGGACATCACCGCGGAAATCACAGGCGGGACGTTCACGCCCGCTACACCAGGATCCTACGTGGGGACGGATGGCAACATTCGCGTGCAGTTCAGGGATGCCGCCGGTCTGAAGGCCGACCAGAAAGATACCCTGACCATCGATCTCCTCTACGCCGAAGTAGACGTTGGGCCTGTTCCCGACCTGCCGCCGAGCGCGCCGACCGATCTTCAGGCCACTGCCGGCAACGCGGAGGTGATCCTCGACTGGACTGACAACCTGGAGACCGACTTGGCCGGATACAACGTCTACCGTTCCGCTGCGCCAGGCGGCCCGTATGAGCGGCTCAACGGCAGTCATTTGGCAGAAAGCACCTATCTCGACCAAGCTGTCGCGAATGGGATCACCTATCATTATGTAGTGACTGCGTCGGATCAGGCGGGCCAGGAAAGCTCACTGAGCATGGAGGTGGCCGCCACACCGAGTCAGCAGCAGCCCACAGTTCACGTTGAGGCCATTTCGATGGGAATTGCCAAGGTCGGCAGGAACTGGCAGGCCACAGCGACGATTCGCATAGCCGATCAGACAGGAACGGCTCGAACGGGAGCTGCTGTTTCAGGTGACTGGTATTTCAAGGGAGCCCTCATCCAGCAAGGTGCGTCGGGTATTACAGATATCAACGGTGACGCCCGCGTTACTTCACCAGGAAAGGTGGCCAAGAGCGGCGACGTGTTCACCTTCAGGGTGACGCAAGTCGACCTGGCCGGTCACGTCTATGCGGCGAGCGAGAACAAAACAAGCGAAGGTTCGGTCGGTGTCCCCTGA
- a CDS encoding serpin family protein, whose protein sequence is MTKNRRLWLIIPVLATLPSCPAGAAAPTSAPSDQQALAEGNNRFAFSLYAQLRSGTGNLFFSPYSISTALEMTYAGARGETAAQMAKTLELKLEPDRLHPAAHNLIEALNAGGRKGDYELSVANALWGQKGYGFLPDFLDLTQRNYGAGLREVDFSNARSALRTINTWVEKETRKKIKDLIKPDMITPNTVLVLTNAIYFRGSWSLPFNNKHTQRQPFTLVDNTKVDALIMHRTGMFNYMKGDGLQVLELPYVGGRLSMIILLPNQVAGLPALEKSLSTENLQQWLAKLREKEVSVALPRFKTTSEFRLNDVLKAMGMTDAFSGQADFSGMDGRKRLSISHAVHKAFVDVNEQGTEAAAATGVIMKASAPPFFRADHPFVFLIRDIPSNSVLFIGRVMNPKQ, encoded by the coding sequence GTGACCAAGAACCGCAGGCTTTGGCTCATCATCCCAGTGCTCGCCACTCTTCCGTCATGTCCGGCCGGTGCCGCTGCTCCGACGAGTGCGCCGAGCGACCAACAGGCGCTCGCCGAGGGCAACAACCGCTTCGCCTTCTCGCTCTACGCTCAGCTCAGGAGCGGGACGGGCAACCTCTTCTTCTCGCCCTACAGCATCTCCACCGCCCTGGAGATGACCTACGCCGGCGCCCGCGGCGAGACCGCGGCGCAGATGGCCAAGACCCTGGAACTCAAACTGGAACCGGACCGGCTGCATCCGGCTGCTCACAACCTGATCGAAGCGCTCAACGCCGGCGGCAGGAAGGGCGACTATGAACTCAGCGTGGCCAATGCCCTCTGGGGCCAGAAGGGATACGGCTTTCTCCCCGACTTCCTCGATCTGACGCAACGCAACTACGGGGCCGGGCTCCGCGAGGTTGACTTCTCCAACGCCCGCAGCGCGCTGCGGACGATCAACACCTGGGTGGAGAAGGAAACCAGGAAGAAGATCAAGGACCTGATCAAGCCCGACATGATCACGCCCAACACGGTGCTGGTCCTGACCAACGCGATTTACTTCAGAGGCTCCTGGTCCTTGCCCTTCAACAACAAGCACACTCAGCGACAGCCGTTTACGCTGGTGGACAACACCAAGGTGGACGCGCTGATCATGCACCGGACGGGCATGTTCAACTACATGAAGGGCGATGGCCTCCAGGTGCTGGAATTGCCTTATGTCGGCGGGCGGCTGTCGATGATCATCCTGCTCCCCAACCAAGTGGCGGGGCTGCCGGCGCTGGAGAAATCACTCAGCACCGAGAACCTCCAGCAGTGGCTGGCGAAGCTTCGCGAGAAGGAAGTGAGCGTCGCGCTGCCGAGATTCAAGACCACGAGCGAATTCCGGCTCAACGATGTGCTCAAGGCGATGGGCATGACTGACGCGTTCTCAGGACAGGCGGATTTTTCCGGCATGGACGGCCGGAAGAGACTGTCCATCTCTCACGCGGTACACAAGGCGTTCGTGGACGTCAACGAGCAAGGCACGGAAGCAGCGGCGGCAACCGGCGTGATCATGAAAGCAAGCGCGCCGCCGTTTTTCCGGGCCGACCACCCCTTCGTCTTCCTGATCCGGGACATTCCCTCGAACAGCGTGCTGTTCATCGGCCGGGTGATGAATCCGAAACAGTAG
- a CDS encoding HlyD family efflux transporter periplasmic adaptor subunit has protein sequence MELDTTMPVTPLRGSDKLLPGPGILISRGLVYLALALAATALMWMWLAQADVVVNARGRLIIKGEPLHISAPEFALVVDVPVRIGQHVSEGDVLLRLDAFQHTSEADRLSAEIATLRLETSRHRANADALAQVRRALETERDTAKRSAGLVTEQLERLRTLEQGSAATHMEVQAKQRELLDAESRLARLDADLKRNLVDATERGRLALEAEARVETLTIQLGQLREYARRSVIRAPVAGTVTHLAVLHPGSAIDTSRPAVTVMPDDQPLMACIAIPNASMRRLHSGLPVRLAFDALPREDYGYVEGRLVEVEPDAGEEGHYRAWVSLERQEQASAPLLRQIKPGLMMEARILVERRSILDLLLKPLKRLGEPASISA, from the coding sequence ATGGAACTCGATACGACCATGCCAGTCACGCCACTCCGGGGATCGGACAAGCTGCTTCCCGGCCCGGGCATCCTTATCTCGCGTGGCCTGGTCTACCTCGCCCTGGCCTTGGCCGCCACCGCACTCATGTGGATGTGGCTGGCACAGGCGGATGTGGTCGTGAACGCCCGCGGCCGGCTTATCATCAAGGGGGAGCCGCTGCACATTTCGGCACCCGAGTTCGCCCTCGTCGTCGACGTGCCCGTGCGAATCGGCCAGCACGTGTCCGAAGGCGACGTGCTGCTTCGGCTCGATGCCTTTCAGCACACCTCGGAGGCGGATCGCCTATCGGCCGAGATTGCCACCCTGCGGCTGGAGACGTCGCGTCACCGCGCGAACGCAGATGCGCTCGCGCAGGTGCGGAGGGCTCTGGAGACGGAGCGGGACACAGCCAAGCGGTCGGCCGGACTCGTCACTGAGCAACTCGAGCGTCTCCGAACGCTCGAGCAAGGCTCGGCCGCCACGCACATGGAGGTACAGGCCAAGCAACGCGAGTTGCTCGATGCAGAGAGCCGGCTTGCCCGCCTCGATGCAGACCTCAAGCGGAACCTTGTCGATGCCACAGAGCGGGGCCGGCTGGCGCTGGAGGCTGAGGCCCGCGTTGAAACCCTGACCATCCAGCTCGGCCAGCTCCGGGAATATGCCCGCCGATCGGTGATTCGGGCCCCCGTCGCTGGGACCGTGACCCACCTGGCCGTGCTCCATCCCGGCAGCGCGATCGACACCAGCCGCCCGGCCGTTACCGTCATGCCGGATGATCAGCCCTTGATGGCCTGCATCGCGATCCCCAACGCGTCCATGCGGCGGCTGCATAGCGGCCTGCCGGTGCGTCTGGCATTCGACGCGCTTCCTCGGGAGGATTATGGCTATGTCGAAGGGCGGCTCGTCGAGGTCGAACCGGACGCGGGAGAGGAAGGCCACTACCGGGCGTGGGTCTCCCTCGAACGGCAGGAACAGGCCTCGGCCCCGTTGCTGCGGCAGATCAAGCCGGGCCTGATGATGGAGGCCCGTATCCTTGTCGAGCGCCGCAGCATTCTCGATCTGCTTCTCAAGCCCCTGAAGCGCCTGGGCGAGCCAGCCAGCATCAGTGCCTGA
- a CDS encoding protein kinase: MNGTPKCSRCGAEFSDAGIEDLCPRCLARDMAGFAANLVPPTRPAPRVPEAGSPHSTPGSRPFGDYELLEVLGRGGMGVVYKARQISLGRTVALKMILAGEFASESDVRRFHAEAEAAANLDHPHIVPIHEVGTHEGRHYFSMKLIEGGTLARQVRRFADDHRRAARLMAQVTSAVHYAHQHGILHRDLKPGNILLDAEGHPYVTDFGLARRVAEDSSLTLTGQLLGTPSYMAPEQAVGGGKQLSVAADVYSLGAILYELSTGQPPFAADTPLATLQQARDSEPRRPSTINRRINRDLETICLKCLEKDPQKRYASAGALAEDLDRWLEGRTILARPVGQTARFWRWCRRKPLIAGMAAALGLLFALGFAGVTWQWRTAVSERRTARAERYAADMLVAQQALAEGDLGQALFLLERQRPLPGQEDLRGWEWRYYWQQCRRDRAFLEELLMHSDSVKHVAISPDDKWLAVAGVDGWVGLMDLTSRRCQPPLQPESRRKAVVAFSPDSSLLAFTWDDGKSSSAVRLWDLDAKKVRSSLAQQAPITALAFLPNGSTLVTLEVSREPDPRKPRPQFVTVWDLQTGVKASQIKIEPPDAKDTTPRQRSRSTPPRDAEHGNPAAISPDGTRLAVGDAHGRIHILSLPDGARLRDFQAHADDVFALAFSPDGRILASGAGYSDSVIRLWDAASGESRGSLEGHQRFIHALAFSPQGGLLASASADYSIGLWSTAVEEPVTPVPHGMPTTRGVEPSAGVQPSPGASSALAGKSMKALRGHSREVWTLAFSPDGRRLVTGCKDGSIWLWSTEPQAPTQGFTVRRSSGIRYLLPYLPDGESLAVVSLSGSVSLWDARTMAPREDLAAMGTNSLWPEVSADGRFLAVGGLDGYLRVWDLTKQQVVTSQPAWPQRDQDERTGPWITLSDFSRDGTRLLTATSDLPEPRVYVEWEVPAWKPLFSWSMELIGGSALAPDGKLFACGTYDGKIIIWDLKGRRVRREMPQQGEICAIDFSPDGRLLATGSNFGTLMLWDTQTWQALTPPLPGHRLAIYWLAFSHDGTRLATSGGSREEAVLLWDVATRRQIATLRAEGTTFRGVTFSPDDSTIAVQSVERDLYIWRAPSLDEVEAAEREQGQASK, encoded by the coding sequence ATGAACGGAACACCGAAGTGCAGCCGATGCGGCGCGGAATTCAGCGACGCGGGGATTGAGGACCTCTGCCCCCGGTGCCTGGCCCGCGACATGGCCGGCTTTGCGGCAAACCTGGTTCCACCGACGCGGCCGGCACCGCGCGTTCCCGAGGCCGGCAGCCCCCACTCCACCCCGGGCAGCCGCCCATTCGGCGACTACGAGCTACTGGAAGTGCTCGGCCGCGGCGGCATGGGCGTGGTGTACAAGGCCCGGCAGATCAGCCTGGGGCGGACTGTGGCCCTCAAGATGATCCTGGCCGGTGAATTCGCCTCAGAATCTGATGTGCGTCGATTTCATGCCGAAGCTGAGGCCGCAGCCAATCTCGATCACCCGCACATCGTACCCATCCACGAGGTCGGCACGCATGAAGGGCGGCACTATTTCTCGATGAAGCTGATCGAGGGCGGCACGCTGGCCCGGCAGGTTCGCCGGTTTGCCGATGATCACCGACGGGCTGCCCGGCTCATGGCCCAGGTGACCAGTGCGGTGCACTACGCGCATCAGCACGGCATCCTGCACCGGGACCTCAAGCCCGGCAACATCCTGCTGGATGCCGAGGGCCATCCGTACGTGACCGATTTCGGTCTGGCCCGGCGGGTGGCTGAGGACAGCAGTCTGACGCTCACAGGTCAGTTGCTGGGCACGCCCAGCTACATGGCTCCGGAGCAGGCTGTCGGAGGCGGCAAGCAACTCTCCGTCGCGGCCGATGTCTACAGCCTCGGGGCCATCCTGTACGAGCTCTCGACCGGTCAGCCGCCCTTTGCTGCCGACACTCCGCTGGCCACGCTGCAGCAGGCGCGGGACAGTGAGCCCCGCCGGCCGAGCACGATCAATCGCCGGATCAACCGCGATCTGGAGACGATCTGCTTGAAATGCCTGGAGAAGGACCCCCAGAAGCGTTACGCCTCGGCCGGGGCGCTGGCCGAGGACCTGGATCGCTGGCTGGAGGGCCGGACCATCCTGGCCCGACCCGTGGGCCAGACGGCCAGGTTCTGGCGCTGGTGCCGACGAAAGCCGTTGATCGCCGGCATGGCGGCGGCACTGGGGCTGCTGTTTGCCCTCGGGTTCGCAGGCGTGACGTGGCAATGGCGAACGGCGGTTTCAGAGCGACGGACGGCGCGCGCAGAACGCTACGCTGCGGACATGCTCGTGGCCCAGCAAGCGTTGGCCGAGGGGGACTTGGGCCAGGCTCTCTTCCTTCTGGAACGACAGCGACCTCTGCCCGGCCAGGAAGATCTTCGTGGCTGGGAGTGGCGCTATTACTGGCAGCAGTGCCGGAGAGACCGCGCCTTTCTCGAAGAGCTGCTCATGCACTCGGATTCGGTCAAGCACGTTGCGATCTCACCCGACGACAAGTGGTTGGCCGTCGCAGGCGTGGACGGATGGGTCGGGCTCATGGACCTGACATCCCGTCGCTGTCAGCCCCCGCTGCAGCCAGAGAGTCGCAGAAAGGCCGTGGTGGCCTTCTCACCGGACAGCAGCCTGCTGGCCTTCACGTGGGACGATGGCAAGAGCAGCAGTGCCGTCAGGCTCTGGGATTTGGACGCGAAGAAGGTGAGGTCGTCACTCGCGCAGCAGGCGCCCATCACGGCCTTGGCCTTTTTGCCCAACGGCAGCACGCTGGTCACTCTGGAAGTGTCCAGGGAGCCAGATCCCCGCAAGCCGAGGCCTCAGTTCGTGACGGTTTGGGATCTGCAGACGGGCGTCAAAGCCTCGCAGATCAAGATCGAACCGCCTGATGCGAAGGACACCACGCCCAGACAGCGGTCTCGGTCAACGCCTCCACGCGATGCGGAACATGGCAACCCGGCCGCCATCTCGCCCGACGGCACCCGACTGGCCGTCGGCGACGCGCACGGCAGGATTCACATACTATCCTTGCCTGACGGCGCAAGGCTTCGGGACTTCCAGGCCCACGCGGACGATGTATTCGCGCTGGCGTTTTCGCCGGATGGCCGCATTCTGGCGTCTGGTGCGGGATACTCCGATTCTGTAATCCGGCTCTGGGATGCGGCCAGCGGAGAGTCCCGCGGTTCTCTTGAGGGTCACCAGCGATTCATCCATGCTCTGGCCTTTTCGCCCCAGGGTGGCCTGCTCGCTTCAGCCAGTGCGGATTATTCGATCGGGCTCTGGAGCACCGCTGTTGAAGAACCGGTGACCCCGGTACCCCATGGTATGCCAACGACGCGAGGCGTCGAGCCTTCGGCCGGCGTGCAGCCTTCCCCCGGGGCATCCAGCGCGCTCGCAGGCAAGTCAATGAAAGCTCTGCGGGGCCACAGCCGCGAGGTCTGGACGCTCGCGTTCTCACCGGATGGTCGTCGCCTGGTCACTGGATGCAAAGATGGCTCGATCTGGCTGTGGAGCACGGAGCCCCAAGCCCCCACGCAGGGCTTTACGGTCCGGCGATCGTCCGGTATCCGATATCTCTTGCCATACCTGCCCGACGGCGAGTCTCTGGCGGTCGTGAGCCTGTCCGGCTCGGTGAGCCTATGGGATGCCCGGACCATGGCACCCAGGGAAGACCTCGCGGCGATGGGAACGAACAGCCTGTGGCCGGAGGTGTCTGCGGACGGGCGCTTCCTGGCTGTTGGAGGGCTGGACGGATACCTCAGGGTGTGGGACCTTACGAAGCAACAGGTGGTGACCTCTCAGCCCGCCTGGCCACAACGCGACCAGGATGAGCGCACCGGACCATGGATAACCCTCAGCGATTTCTCCCGGGACGGAACCAGACTGTTGACGGCGACCTCGGACTTGCCCGAACCGCGCGTGTATGTTGAGTGGGAGGTGCCCGCCTGGAAACCGCTATTCTCCTGGAGTATGGAACTGATCGGGGGTAGTGCACTCGCGCCGGACGGCAAGCTGTTTGCCTGTGGCACCTACGACGGCAAGATAATCATCTGGGACCTCAAAGGGCGCCGCGTCCGGCGCGAGATGCCTCAACAGGGCGAGATCTGTGCCATCGACTTCTCACCCGACGGCCGCCTCCTGGCCACGGGGAGCAACTTCGGAACGCTCATGCTGTGGGACACGCAGACCTGGCAGGCGCTCACGCCTCCTCTCCCCGGCCACCGGTTGGCCATTTACTGGCTGGCATTCTCTCACGACGGCACGCGCCTGGCGACCAGCGGCGGCAGTCGCGAAGAGGCCGTCCTGCTGTGGGACGTGGCCACGCGCCGCCAGATCGCCACGCTGCGCGCAGAGGGAACGACCTTCCGCGGCGTGACGTTCTCTCCCGATGACAGCACGATTGCCGTCCAGTCGGTCGAGCGTGACCTCTACATCTGGCGTGCCCCCTCTTTGGATGAAGTCGAGGCGGCGGAACGGGAGCAGGGGCAAGCGAGCAAGTAA
- a CDS encoding DUF5131 family protein: protein MDLFHENVSVPSILRVFNAMQRAPWHTYQVLTKRSERLQKLDRLLADALVVVVNDISRRTLLLSFRFPAS from the coding sequence GTGGATCTCTTTCATGAGAACGTATCGGTTCCTTCGATACTGCGAGTCTTCAACGCGATGCAACGCGCTCCTTGGCATACTTACCAGGTACTGACCAAACGATCGGAGCGTCTCCAGAAACTCGACCGGCTGTTGGCCGACGCTCTCGTCGTCGTGGTGAACGACATCTCAAGGCGGACCTTGTTACTGTCATTCCGGTTCCCCGCGTCATAG
- a CDS encoding sigma-70 family RNA polymerase sigma factor: protein MDSCHFDHTSSSAGAGSFPSTQWSLVLTAGDGAAPDSQQALAELCRKYWYPLYVYVRRQGYGQHDAEDLTQAFFVRFLEKKYVGLADVQRGRFRSFLLASLRHFLHDEWDRATAAKRGGGCTLVPFELDRAEERYRIELAHDLTPEKAYERRWAVTLLSEVVDCLRREYVTAGKGAQFEALRRFLWGTDPAISYAEIAAQLGSTEGAVEAAVRRLRARCREILLSETAQTVTTPEELQEEVQWLFAALG, encoded by the coding sequence ATGGACTCGTGCCACTTCGATCACACCTCATCATCGGCGGGGGCGGGTTCATTCCCCAGCACGCAATGGAGCCTGGTCCTGACCGCCGGGGACGGCGCGGCTCCCGACAGCCAACAGGCGCTGGCCGAGCTTTGCCGCAAGTACTGGTATCCGCTTTACGTCTACGTCCGGAGGCAGGGGTACGGCCAGCACGATGCCGAAGACCTGACTCAAGCCTTCTTTGTCCGCTTCCTGGAAAAGAAATACGTCGGTCTGGCGGACGTGCAGCGCGGCCGCTTCCGCTCGTTCCTGCTCGCCTCCCTGCGGCACTTTTTGCACGACGAGTGGGACCGGGCCACGGCCGCCAAGCGCGGCGGCGGCTGCACGCTCGTGCCGTTCGAGCTCGACCGCGCCGAGGAGCGCTACCGCATTGAGCTGGCCCACGATCTGACGCCTGAGAAGGCCTACGAGCGACGTTGGGCTGTCACGCTGCTGTCTGAGGTGGTGGACTGCCTGCGCCGGGAATACGTCACCGCCGGCAAGGGCGCCCAGTTCGAAGCCCTCAGGAGATTCCTGTGGGGCACCGACCCGGCCATCTCGTACGCGGAGATTGCCGCCCAACTAGGCTCTACGGAAGGCGCCGTGGAAGCGGCGGTCCGACGCCTGCGGGCCCGATGCCGGGAGATCCTGCTCAGCGAGACCGCCCAGACGGTTACCACGCCGGAGGAGCTGCAGGAGGAGGTCCAGTGGCTCTTCGCCGCTCTGGGCTGA